A region of the Vigna unguiculata cultivar IT97K-499-35 chromosome 9, ASM411807v1, whole genome shotgun sequence genome:
AGTGTGTTATATATTTGacttaaaagtttattttggtCAAGTGGAATTTTATGTTGATGTAGAAACTTAaaatttgatcaattttattattaaattaatactgttaacattattcaaagattataattatcaaatctaaagtgtgtttttttctttgacaTATTTTACTACTTGAATTTGACTCATTATTTAACATctttacattatatttattaaccctaaagatataaaaaaattataaatataatacatttatCACATGATTATGagctttttttaaatttgaaactaaaattaCACTACTAATACCAAGTCAACTCAAATTTCAATcaccaattttaatttattctgtTAATTTATTAAGTGAACTCATATGAATTACATTGACTTTTTCATTACTTTGCTAAGAATAATTGTTACTTCCAATTTATATGATATAGTTTAATTCAAAATGtgctataaataaaataaatatcaaaccACATTCATTTCTATCATCATTTATTATTCCATACGTTTTCATTAAATGCttttagataattatttaattattcctttataaaattataaattcatttaataacaTGTCTACGTACTATATACGATTATAGCATTTACATCTACATATActaaattcatattaaaaaaaatatttatctatcaTAAAAGTCAACAAACCGAATTAATTTTCTCTGATTCAATGTCTGGTTTTGCAAAACCTGAGCGGAGAAGGAAGTACAGCAAATAGATACTAGACTCAATCTTGTTTTTACACTCACTTTTAACATTGtctttcgttatttttattttataaatatgaaagtttatctttttaattaatttaattatttttttttcaaagtgtTAAATTGATCCTTCAATTTTTgtaagtttcaatttggtctcgattttaaaaaaattcatacaatttgatctttttgtTAAATTACTTGAAGTGaatcaatgattttttataaaaattggtattatgattatgttaattacatcaATAAAGCAAATCATCGTTattaacaatttcaattttgatgaaaaaattttcatgtgtcaagaaatttaacgaaaaaaacTACATTGCAtcactttttcaaaaatcgagaccaaattaaaacttaaaaaaactgaaaaaccAATACgacacttttgaaaaaaaatagggtctaaaagattaattaaacctttttaattctataatttatatcaaatgaatataatatatgttcCTATCATACTCAATAGTCTCACATTGCTTAAAAGTCCAGACTTAGACTGTTTAAATACCTCTACCTCTTACCATTTATGACACATCTTTTAAGACAATCACAACGGAGCATTGATTTCAAAGCGAACAATAGTTCAAATGAGGGATGGTAGATCTATATCATTGCTTAATAAAAAACACAGAAAATTTCATTATCTTTGTCTTCTCATTCACAATGAAACGAAAAACCAAATATACATATTGATCAGTTTCAACTAATGCTAATTGTCCACCCAATATTCAAACAAATCTCCCTGAAGAAACCCTTTCGTCCCTTCTTTTTGTCACATTCTGGCAAATGAATGTATGAACAGGGTTACCACAGCTGTAATGAAACACAATGTGTCGTCCATtgcaaacaacaaataaaaaaaatcacattttagTTTTCAATATTAAACTCAACTCACTTTTatgtattagtattattaatcaTTGAATATACAATCTAGTGTCTCAATTTAATAGTTATACATAAAGAATTTATTGAAtagattattatatattttttatagacaaaaattgtttttaatccaatttttatGTCCAGAACAAATGCAGTGTAAAAGCAAAACTACACATAAAACCAAATAAACAGATAACATAGAATATGAAGTTTCAGATCAATAATTTAGACGGTTAGTATTTATTCCAGTAGTTGTACGTACTTGTccagaaaaaaagaataaaaaaaatacaaaatacggaatatttaagaaatgacattgattatattaaaaaCACAAAACTATTTAATATAACACCCTAAAACATATCGATAAGCATTTTACATATGTAACATATTTCCAACAccagagaagaagaagagttaGAACTGCAGCTATGGCGGAAGGAAGCGAAGGAGAGAAAAACAGAACCATGAAACGGCTTCCTCTCATAATAAACTGTCTCTTACTCGCCGTCGGAACCTCCGGCGGCCCCCTCGTTATGCGTCTCTACTTCCTCCGTGGCGGCAAACGCGTCTGGCTTTCAAGCTTCCTCGAGACAGCCGGCTTCCCCTTCATGCTACTTCCCCTCGCCGTCTCTTACTTCCGCCGCCGCGCAGCGGCAGCAGCGGCGGGAACGGCCAAACCCAGTCCGGTCTCGATGAAACCCGCTCTCTTCGCGGCCTCCGTCTTCATCGGAGTCCTCACCGGTCTCGACGACTATCTCTACGCCTACGGCGTGGCGCGCCTCCCCGTGTCCACGTCAGCACTCATCATCGCCACACAACTCGGCTTCACCGCGTTCTTCGCGTTCCTGCTGGTGCGCCAGAAGTTCACCTCGTACTCCGTGAACGCCGTCGTTTTGCTAACAATCGGCGCCGGCATTCTGGCGCTCCACGCCAGCGGAGACCGCCCCCCCGGCGAGTCCATGAAGGCCTACGTCATGGGGTTCGTGACGACAGTAATCGCTGCAGCCTTGTACGGCTTGGTGTTACCCATGGTGGAGTTGGTGTACAAAAAAACCAAACAACCTATTACCTATTCCCTTGTCATGGAGATTCAGTTGGTGATGTGCTTCTCCGCCAGTGTCTTCTGCTTCATCGGCATGATCATTAACAACGACCTTAAGGTATATACTTAACAATATATTAGccaattaaatagttaattttgttgttaatgATCTGAATTTATGGCAGGTGATTCCGAGAGAAGCTAAAACGTTCAAGCACGGGGAAGTTAATTACTACGTTGTGTTGGTGGGGAGTGCAATACTATGGCAAGCTTTTTTCTTGGGAGCCATTGGGGTTATTTTTTGTGCCTCTTCTTTGTTTTCTGGTATCTTAATTGCGGTGTTGCTGCCCATAACGGAGGTGTTGGCGGTTATTTTCTACAAAGAGAAGTTTCAAGCGGAGAAGGGTGTTTCTCTGTTGCTGTCGCTCTGGGGAATGGTGTCTTACTTCTATGGGGAGATCAAAcatgagaagaagatgaagaaaaagaagagcagTGACATTGAAGCAACTATGATGCCTGAATTGGGAATTATTGAAAGATGAGAATGTACTGTTTAGGTTGTTGGTTGTGGTGAAATCGTAGAGAACATTATGGTATAGATTCGTTGACTATGTTTGGGTGTGGTTTCGTCCATAAAAAGTGTGCTCTCACAAAGTAGTCAACATTAAATAAGGATCCTATCTTTGTCCAACCACATTAATGTCCCTGCTACGCCAATCCTTTATTAAAGGTTTcattcaaatcaattttattcttttggcTTACGtgcattaaatatattaaatactggtcccaaattttgtaaattttaattcttattttgttgagttgtttaaaataatcctatttttttaaattgtggtGAATTTTATTGACGtcgtttaaaataataataacactttatgatattttttaattttttaaaaaaatttatttaatattttaaattcttttaaaaagttattaatgtGACAAAGTCATAATTATGACATGTGACACCATAAGTGACATGTATCAATCTAGTGTCACTGTTACATCTTAAGTTAGTATCATTGTTATGTGTCAGTGTCTCGTGActtatattcaattcaatcttaatttttgttaatttattcaatttagtttcaatttttgttatttttgtttaattttatcttaattttgtttcattccaaaatgaccaaatttaatctttatataaatgttatattgaaaatttttatttttagtaaaatttcaattatattaagtatttcttttcattattttaaatcaaccaaaatcatattattggaaagaaattattatatttatgtttgatgTGTGTTACCTGTTTAGAGttggttttaaaataataaagaattttcttactaaatttaaaaataatgaagaattttctttctaattttaaagataataaataactttacttataattttaacaatagCGAAAaactttccttctaattttagaaataattaacaattttctttatcatttaaaaaataatgaagaattttccttctaattttaaactaacttttTCCATACTTTTTTACATGTAACAAAAATCAAACATGAATCTAATAATTTTCATACAAAAGTATAGTTAggtttgatataaaaataatgaaataaatatttaatataaatgtgaattttaataaaaataaaaattttaatatataaaattaaatttggccGATTTGGAAATAGACAAAACTATGATTAGatcgaacaaaaataatgaaaattgagaCTACATTGAATAagattaacaaaaattgggacttgaatgaatataagttacaagacactgacacgtgacaatgaTACTAACCTGACACCTTGACACGTGATACTACTTTGTCACGTGTCACAATTATGGCTTGCCAAgtgaacaactttttttttaattaaaaaaaaacaaaaaattcaaaaagaactCACAAAATGACATGTTACCCTCCTTTAACAATTTAAGAagcatttataaataaaataaaataggccacagtttacaaaaattaagactattttgataatttaaaaaaaaaacaagatcaAGGTAAAGAAAGTTTTTCTT
Encoded here:
- the LOC114162435 gene encoding purine permease 1-like, translating into MAEGSEGEKNRTMKRLPLIINCLLLAVGTSGGPLVMRLYFLRGGKRVWLSSFLETAGFPFMLLPLAVSYFRRRAAAAAAGTAKPSPVSMKPALFAASVFIGVLTGLDDYLYAYGVARLPVSTSALIIATQLGFTAFFAFLLVRQKFTSYSVNAVVLLTIGAGILALHASGDRPPGESMKAYVMGFVTTVIAAALYGLVLPMVELVYKKTKQPITYSLVMEIQLVMCFSASVFCFIGMIINNDLKVIPREAKTFKHGEVNYYVVLVGSAILWQAFFLGAIGVIFCASSLFSGILIAVLLPITEVLAVIFYKEKFQAEKGVSLLLSLWGMVSYFYGEIKHEKKMKKKKSSDIEATMMPELGIIER